GGTCATTGTTGTGGTATCGGGGCTGGTCTTTGAGGCCACTCGCCTGACCATTGGTGATGCCAGTGATGGTTCGCCGATTCTCTGGCAAGACTCCTCCTTCAACAAAGACAGTGCGCTGATCAACCGTCTCTACCCCGGTTCTGAGCAGATGTTCGTGGTGATCGAAGGCAAGGACAACGACACCCTCAAGAGCCCGGAAGTGCTCGACTGGATGATGCGTTTCTCGCGTTACATGGAGCGTCAGGAGGAGATTGGCGGCGCTATTTCCATGGCCGACATCGTGGTCGACATCCGCCGTAACCTCTATGAAGGCAACCCGCGCTTCCGTGAGTTGGGTGGTAGTAAGGTCGAGAACGGCGAGCTGATCAGCTTCTACATGCAGGGTGCTGACCCAGGTGATCTGGCGCAGTTCACTGACGTTCACTTCAAAAACGGTGCAGTCACCCTGTTCTTCCGTGACCACAAAGGCGACACCCTGCGTAAAGCGACTCACTACGCCAAACAGTTCATTGCCGAAAACCCGCTGGAAGGGGCTGAGGTGAAGCTGGTGGGTGGCGTGCTGGGCATCATCGCGGCGGTTAACGAAATCCTTCTGAGCGATCAGATTGAAGCCGTTGCCTTGGCCTTCCTGGTGGTCGTGGTCTGCTGTCTGGTGGTGTATCGCTCTTCGGTCAGCGGTGTGTTCTTCATCATCCCGGTGGCAATTTCCAACGTCGTGACCTTTGCCTTCATGGCTTGGCAGGACATCGGCATGAGCATCAGTACCCTGCCGGTGGTGGCACTGGGTATTGGCCTGGGCGTGGACTACGCCTTCTACATTGTCGACTCAATCAAGGAATACCTGGAGAAACACCCGGAGGCTGATCCGCTGGATGCAGTTCTGCAATCCCTGGGTTCGGCTGGCCGTGGCGTGTTGCTGACTGCCTTCACCCTGGCCGCTGGCGTTCTGTTCTGGTCGTTCTCCTCCCTCCGTTTTCAGGCAGAGATGGGCATGCTCATCGGGCTGTGGCTGATGGTTTCAGCGCTGACCTCTCTGTTTGTCATGCCTTCGCTGGCGCTTGTGTTCAAACCGAAGTTCATCTTCGAACACAGCCCATCGAAAGAGGCCCAGACCACCGGGCACGCTCTCCAACCTGAGCATAACTGGAGCTGATAATGAAAAGAAAAACCAAGCTTTTAACTCCGTTGGCCTGTGCAGTCATGATGGCGGCGGGTGCACACACAACTGTGCATGCTGAAGATGGATTCTTCGACAATTGGGAAGTAAGTGGTTACGCACGTACCCACTTCTCCTGGAACCTTGAGAATCCTTACCTGATGGATGGGGAAGATCCGGACGGCCTGGTCGGGGCAGATCGTAAAGGTGATTACCGTTACGACATGTCCATGGCCCGTGCCACGCTGAAACTCAATCTGTTCAAAGAGTTCGGCGACTCCCAGTTCTACGTCTCAGGCCGGATTAACCGTGAGCATGAAACCAACTACCTGAAAGACCTTCAGGAAGTGATGGATCAGAACGCGGCCTCCGACCTGTTCAGCGACCGTAAAAAGTCCGACGTCGATCTGATGGACGATGTCTACAACAGTGAAGAGCTGCGTGAGCTGTGGTGGCAAACAAAGCTCACGCCGAGCACCATCCTGAAGGTGGGTAAACAGCAAGTGGTCTGGGGCGAGACCGACTTCTTCCAATCTCTGGATGTGATCCACGGCTACGATCAGCGTATCCGCTCGTTCCTTGAGCCGGAAAACGAAGACGTGCGTAAGCCGCTGTGGATGGTCAACCTGCAGCAGGAGTTCAATAACCTCGACGGCACCCTGCAGATGATCTTCATCCCAGGTCAGCTCAACAGTGGTTATGACCGCGGTAACTCTTTCGACGTAGATGGTGGTCGCTGGGCTAACAACCCGAACAAAGGGATCACCTTCCGTACTGCCACGTTCGGTGCTGACGTGCCGTACAACTTCGACCACGAAGACGCTGACATGGATGATCCATCCTATGGCCTGCGTTGGAAGTCGATGGCGGGTGAATGGGAATACTCCCTGGCGTGGTTCCATGGCCCGTCGGTGAACCCAGTGATCAACCCCAACCCGAACAACCCTCTGGGTGTGGGTGATGCTGCCAGTGGTGCGAAGTTTGACGGCGCATACGGTAATGACTACGGCTCCGACCCAAACTCCACAGTGGGCGAGTTGATCTATCCATTTGTTGATGTGTTTGGTGTTTCCGCCAACCGTTACCTGGAGTCGATCGACGCGGTGTTCTCCACTGAGCTGTCGTACATCCCAGACTCGCCGTACAACTACGGCCTGCAAGCCGGTGAAGTGGGTGGTTGTGCATTCTTCCCTGGTTTCTGCGGCATCAAAGAGAAGGATGTGGTCAAGACCATGCTGCGTCTTGATAAGCAACTGGCCCTGCAGAAGTTCCTCGGCACCAGCCGTCCGTCCTTCTTCTCGGTCCAGCTGTTTAACACCTGGATCACCGATTACGACCGTGACGATGAGTTGGTCAACAGTGCAGGTTTCACCGGCCGTACCAAAGAGTTCTCCACTATCGCCACCGCGATTCTGGCTATGAACTACGACAACGACCGCATCAACCCAAGCATTGCAGTGGGCACCGACATGACCTATGGCGGCAGCTTCCTGATTCCGGCCGTTGAGTTCGCCTACGGCGACAACTGGCGGATCCGTGCTGAGGCCGACATCTTCTTTGATGACGAAAGCCAAAAGCGCGCACTGCAAGGCTTCAACAACACCAACCTGTTTGGTTACTTCAATGGCAACGACCAGCTGTCTTTGCGTGTAACTTACAACTTCTAAGACCAGGAGATGACAACAATGAAAATGCGTCTTAGCTGTCTGGCCAGTGCTCTGGCCCTGAGCCTGTCGGCCAGTTTCACTGCGTATGCGGCTGAGCTGACCCCTGGCAGCAAAATCAACGCAGCTAACCTCGACCAGCACCTGGCTGATACCTTCGAAGGTACCGCCATCAAGGACCTGCTGACCGATCGTATGCAGCAGTTGATCCGCAACGAAGGCCTGCAAATCAACCTGAAAGCGTCTCAGCCTATTACCCTGGGTAAAGACTACATGGCGGCCACTCAGGCCAACGCTGGCAAAGCGGTATTCAACCCGGATACCCGTCAGGTGGATGGCTGGGTTGCGGGTATGCCGTTTCCGGACGTGAAAGCTGATGATCCCCACGCGGCCGAAAAGCTGATCTGGAACCACCACTACGCGCAGCCGAACAAGAACGTGATGGACTATCCGAAGTTCGCGTACCTGTTCATCGACCCGAAATCCGGGCTGGAGCGTAAGCAGGAATGGCGCTTCCTGCGCTATCAAATGAAGGGTCGTCTGGGCGTGCAGAACCCGGTTGAAGGCGATGGCAGCATCTTCACCAAGACACTGCTGTACGCAACTTACCCGTCCGACATCCGAGGCCTGGGCCTGTTCACCATTCGTTACGACTCGCCGAAGCTGGAAGACTCCTGGGCTTACGTGAAGTCGGTACGTCGTACTCGCCGCCTGTCCGGCGGTACCTGGATGGACCCGATTGGTGGTACCGATCAGCTGAGCGACGATATCGAGATCTTCAACGCTCACCCGAGCTGGTACCCGGAGTACAAACTGCTCGGCAAGCGCAAGCTGCTGGTGGTTGCAAACTCCACTCAGACTGCCTGGGACTCCAAAGCTAAAGGCAATGCTGAATTCCCGATCGTTGATCTGGATAACGGCCCGCACTGGAACCCGAATGATGGCTGGGAACCACGTGATGTCTGGGTAGTTGAGGCAGTTACTCCGCCAGAGCACCCATATGGCAAGAAGGTTATGTACATGGACACGCAGTTCCCGCGTTTCTATCAGGCTGAAACCTATGACCGTAAGGGTGAGTTCTGGAAGTGGATGAACTACCACCTCAAGACCATCACACTGCCTGATGGTGACACCGCGATTGCTTCGGCAGCGGGCTTCACCATCGACTATCAGCGCCGCCACGGCACTGTGTTCGTATTGGGCGATGGCACCACCATGAACACACCGGGCATTACCGCTGACGATGTAAACCTGCGCGAGCTTGAAAAAGTAGCTCGTTAAGGCGCAAGACGCTGGGCTGCCTCAGGCAGCCCAGCCGATACAAATCTAAGAAGCGCTTGGAGAGGAACCATGAGTTTTCGATTGGGTGTAGACGTAGGCGGCACCTTTACCGACCTGCTGTTGATTAATGATGTGACCGGTGAGAGTTTTACCGCCAAGGTCCCTTCAACGCCGCATAACCCATCAATTGCAGTTCTCAATGGCATTGAGCGGATCTGTGGGATCGCCGCCATTGAACCTTCACAAATCAACGCGGTGATGCACGGTACAACCGTGGCCACCAACGCCATTCTGACTCGCCGTGGGGCGAAGGTTGGTCTGGTGACTACCCAGGGCTATAAGCAGGTATTGCACATTGCCCGCTCCTTCGTACCGGGCGGCCTGGGCGGCTGGGTAATTTGGAACAAAGGTGAGCTGCTGGCCCCGCTGGAGCTGACTATTGAAGCCAGCGAGCGTATTGGCGCCGATGGCGAAGTGGTTCGCCCACTGGATCGTGAACAGATCCGTACAGAACTTAAGCGCCTGGCTGAAAAAGGCATCGAAGCCCTGACCATCAGCCTGGTCAACGCCTATGTGAATGGCGTGCATGAGCGCGAAATCCTTGAGATCGCCCATGAAGTTATGCCGGGTATCCCGGTCTCCCTGTCTTCGGAAGTCGTTCCTGAAATGCAGGAATACGAGCGCACCGAAACCACAGTGGTGAACAGCTACGTACGACCTGAGGTCGAGAATTACATCAATCACCTGCAAGGTGAGTTGAACAATCGCATCGGCAGCCATTCGCAGCTTTCCATTCTGCGCTCTGATGGTGGTTTGGCCACCAGCCAGTCGGCGGCCAAAACGCCGGTTAACCTGCTGCTGTCCGGCCCTGCCGGTGGTGTGGCCGGTGCCATCTGGTTCTGCTCCCGTGGCGGTTTCAGCCGTGTACTGACCTTCGACGTGGGCGGTACCTCCACTGACGTGGCCCTGATCGACAACAACCAAGCCCGTATCCGCCGTGAAACCCGTGTTGGCGACGTGGCTGTACGCGCTCCTTCGGTTGACGTGCGTACTGTTGGTGCTGGTGGTGGTTCCATGGCCAGTGTGCCGGAACTGACCCGTGCTCTGCGTGTAGGCCCGGAAAGCGCTGGTGCCGTACCTGGCCCGGCGGCCTACAACCGTGGTGGTGAAGTGGCTACTGTGACCGACGCCAACGTGGTGTTGGGTTACCTGCCTGCGATTCAGAAACTTGGCGGTGACTTCCAGGTCCGTCATGACCTGGCCACAGCAGCTGTACAAAAAATCGCCGACGCCATGGGCGTCACCCTGTTCGAAGCGGCCGAAGGTATCGTCCGTCTGGCCAACGAACACATGTACGGTGCACTGCGCCTGATCAGTGTTGAGCAAGGCTACGACCCACGCGACTTCGCACTATGCGGTTTCGGTGGTGCAGGCCCGCTGCATGCCAACGCCATGGGTATTCTGATGAATGCCTGGCCGGTCATCATTCCGCCGGGCCCAGGTGTACTGTGCGCCTACGGTGATGCGACCACCCGCGTGAAAGATGAAGCCTCGCGCTCCATCATTCGCCGTACTGCTGATCTGAACCTGGACGAAGTGCTGCAAATCATCGAACAGCTGGCTGCTCAAGTGGGCGACTCGCTGGCGGCTCAGGGCATTGCCCGTGAGTCTCAGCAGCTGAACTTCCAGGCGGATGTTCGTTATCAGGGCCAAGCCCTGCAACTGACCCTGGAAATCGACCGTGATGCACTGGCCCGCGATGGCCTGAAAGTGATCACCGACGCCTTCGACGCAGAGCACGAGCAGCTGTTCAGCTTCTTCCTCGAAGACTCCCACGAGCTGATCAACCTGCGCGCCATTGCCCGTGCTCCGCGCCCGGAAATCACTGAGCGTCAGTTTGAAGGCGAACAGCCTGAGCTGGCCGATGCTGTCAGCGGCGAAAGCCCGATCCATTACGCCGGTAAGGATTACACCGCCACTCTGTATGACCGTAGCAAGCTCGCTCCGGGCATGGTCGTCGCGGGTCCTGCCATCGTTATGGAGATGGATTCCACCACTGTTGTGTTCCCAGGTTACGAAGCGGCGGTTGACCGCGTCGGCAACCTGCTGATTCGTCCGCAGGAGTAAGCATCATGGTTGCGCGTATCAAGCAGACCAATAACACCCCGTTCAAGCGCGTACCGGTCGACAGCATCACTATCGACATCGTCGAAAACGCCCTGAGCAACGCCCGTTTCGAGATGGATGCCGTGCTTATCCGCACTGCAATGAGCCCGGGTATCCGTGAACAAGGCGATGCCTTCCCGCTGATTGCGACGAACGAAGGCAAGATGATCGTCGGCCAGTTTGGCTCGTTCATCACCGGCTTCCTGGAGAACTACACCGGTGAGATTGAAGAAGGCGACATCTTCCTCACCAACGACCCGTACCTGTGCAACGGCGCGGTGAGTCACCTGCCGGACTGGCTGGTGCTGATGCCGATCTTCAAAGACGGCCGCATCATCAACTACTCCGCCATGTTCGGTCACATGTCCGACGTGGGCGGCAAGGTGCCAGGCTCGCTGCCGACCAACGCCAGCTCGATCTGGGAAGAAGGTATCCGCATTCCGCCGGTCAAGCTGTACCGTAAAGGCGTGATGAACAGCGACATGCTCGACGTCATCCTGCACAACGTGCGTCTGCCACGCTGGAACCGTTCTGACCTGAACGCCATTGTTGCGGCATGCCGCACCGCAGGTAAGCGTTGCGTGGAACTGGCAGAGCGCTTCGGTGACGACGTGTTCTACAGCGCCCAGCAGGAAATGCTCGACCGCACCCGTCGCGCCATGAAAGAAGTGATTCAGCGCGTGGTCTCCGAAGAACGCCAGGTGTTTGAAGACTACATCTGTGATGACGGTGCAGGTCTTGGCCCATACACCCTGCGTTGTGCCCTGTGGCGTGAAGGCGAGAAGGCCATCTTCGACTTCGAAGGGACCGATCCGCAGGCACCGTCCTCGGTCAACTTCTACGTCAACGAAGAGATGTTCAAAATCTTCTTTGGCGCGCTGACCATCAGCCTGTTCGACCCGGCGATTCTGCTCAACGACGGTTTCTACGACCTGGTTGACGTACGCATCCCGCAAGGCTCGCTGCTCAAGCCGAACTTCCCGGCTGCACTGTCCTGCCGGACTCACGCACTGGGCCGTATCTTCGACATGATGGGCGGCTTGCTGGGCCAAGGCACTCCGGACGCGATGAACGCTGCGGGCTTCTCCGACTCGCCGCACTTCATGTACTCCGGCTACGACAAGAACGGCGAATGGTTCCAACTGTTCCAGATCGGCTTCGGTGGTATTCCGGGCCGTCCGGCTGGCGACGGTGCCGACGGTCACTCGCTGTGGCCGGGCTTCACCAACGTTCCGAACGAGTTCGTTGAAGCGTACTTCCCGCTGCGTATCGAAAGCTACGAAACCCTCACCGACACCGGTGGCGCGGGCTTCCACCGTGGCGGTAACGGCCTGCGTGTGAGCTATCGCCTGCTGGCTGATGGTGAGATCTCCATCCACGACGACCGCTGGTTGACCTATCCGTGGGGCGTTAACGGTGGTGAGCCGGGCGCACGCAGCCGTAAAGAGCTGATTCGTGTCGACGGTACCCGTCAGATGCTGCCGTCCAAGTGCGACAACATCGTGGTTAAAGCGGGCGATCTGCTCCTGTTCGACACCTGGGGTGCTGGCGGTTGGGGCGATCCGTTCAAGCGCGACACCGCTAAGGTCCTGCAAGACGTCCAGCGTGGCTTGGTCAGCGTTGAAGGTGCCCGTCGCTATGGTGTGGTGATTGAAGGTGACGCTGTTAACGAGGCGGCCACCGAAGCCCTGCGTGCTGAGCTGAGCAAAGCTCGCGGCGAGATCAGCTTGTTCAACCGTGGCGGCACAGTGGAAGAGCTCAAGGCACGTTGCCTGGCTGAAACTGGCCTGCCTGCTCCTGCCACTCCGGTCTGGAGCTAAGCCATGGCATTGGAATCGCGTGAGTTGGTAGCAGCCAAGCGATATGCCCTGATCCTGGTGGATCTCAGCCTGGGGTTTACCGACCCCAGCCTGAGCCCGCTGGCCTCCGACTGCCCACAGGTGGTCGAAGCTAACCAGCGTCTCCTCGCTGCCTTTCGGCAGCGGGGGTGGCCGGTGTTTTTCACCACAGTGGCCTATGACAACCCGAATCAGGCCCGCGTATTCCGCGAGAAGCTGCCAAGCCTGAATGTGTTGGCTGCCGGTAGCCAGTTGGTCGAGATCGACCCACGGCTTGCGCCGCAAGCGGGTGAGCCTGTGTTGGTCAAGCATTGGGCGAGTGCCTTCTTCGGCACTGACCTGAAAGCCAGGCTGGATGTTGCTGGCGTTGATGGTGTGATGGTCACGGGCCTGACCACCAGCGGCTGCGTACGCGCTACCGCAGTAGACGGTTTGCAGAACGACCTGCGCGTGCTGATACCGGAAGAGGCGGTGGGTGATCGCAATCAGGATGCTCATAAAGCCAACCTGTTTGACCTGCAGTTGAAGTATGTGGATGTACGTCCACTGGAGCAGTGCCTTGCGTTGCTGGCGTAGTGCCGGGAGCGTGCTGCTGCTGGGGTTGCTGGCTGGGTGCGCGAATACGGGCATGAATACCACGAACTATTCATCGCCCATCCGCACCCAGTCAGCGGCCTGCCAGCATTATGCCCAGGCCTGGGTAGAGCACTTTCGCGCCAGCGTTGCTGTGCGCGAAGGCTTCCATGGTGACGGTGCTTTACAGCGGCAGGCACAAGCCAGGGCACGCCTGGATCAGCAACAACATGATGACAATTGCTACAAGCCGTACTGCCTGATTCAGCCTAAGGCCGAAGGTCGGCTGGATACTTATTGTGGATACAAAGTCCCCGACC
The Pseudomonas mendocina DNA segment above includes these coding regions:
- a CDS encoding DUF1302 family protein, whose translation is MKRKTKLLTPLACAVMMAAGAHTTVHAEDGFFDNWEVSGYARTHFSWNLENPYLMDGEDPDGLVGADRKGDYRYDMSMARATLKLNLFKEFGDSQFYVSGRINREHETNYLKDLQEVMDQNAASDLFSDRKKSDVDLMDDVYNSEELRELWWQTKLTPSTILKVGKQQVVWGETDFFQSLDVIHGYDQRIRSFLEPENEDVRKPLWMVNLQQEFNNLDGTLQMIFIPGQLNSGYDRGNSFDVDGGRWANNPNKGITFRTATFGADVPYNFDHEDADMDDPSYGLRWKSMAGEWEYSLAWFHGPSVNPVINPNPNNPLGVGDAASGAKFDGAYGNDYGSDPNSTVGELIYPFVDVFGVSANRYLESIDAVFSTELSYIPDSPYNYGLQAGEVGGCAFFPGFCGIKEKDVVKTMLRLDKQLALQKFLGTSRPSFFSVQLFNTWITDYDRDDELVNSAGFTGRTKEFSTIATAILAMNYDNDRINPSIAVGTDMTYGGSFLIPAVEFAYGDNWRIRAEADIFFDDESQKRALQGFNNTNLFGYFNGNDQLSLRVTYNF
- a CDS encoding DUF1329 domain-containing protein, with the protein product MKMRLSCLASALALSLSASFTAYAAELTPGSKINAANLDQHLADTFEGTAIKDLLTDRMQQLIRNEGLQINLKASQPITLGKDYMAATQANAGKAVFNPDTRQVDGWVAGMPFPDVKADDPHAAEKLIWNHHYAQPNKNVMDYPKFAYLFIDPKSGLERKQEWRFLRYQMKGRLGVQNPVEGDGSIFTKTLLYATYPSDIRGLGLFTIRYDSPKLEDSWAYVKSVRRTRRLSGGTWMDPIGGTDQLSDDIEIFNAHPSWYPEYKLLGKRKLLVVANSTQTAWDSKAKGNAEFPIVDLDNGPHWNPNDGWEPRDVWVVEAVTPPEHPYGKKVMYMDTQFPRFYQAETYDRKGEFWKWMNYHLKTITLPDGDTAIASAAGFTIDYQRRHGTVFVLGDGTTMNTPGITADDVNLRELEKVAR
- a CDS encoding hydantoinase/oxoprolinase family protein, with product MSFRLGVDVGGTFTDLLLINDVTGESFTAKVPSTPHNPSIAVLNGIERICGIAAIEPSQINAVMHGTTVATNAILTRRGAKVGLVTTQGYKQVLHIARSFVPGGLGGWVIWNKGELLAPLELTIEASERIGADGEVVRPLDREQIRTELKRLAEKGIEALTISLVNAYVNGVHEREILEIAHEVMPGIPVSLSSEVVPEMQEYERTETTVVNSYVRPEVENYINHLQGELNNRIGSHSQLSILRSDGGLATSQSAAKTPVNLLLSGPAGGVAGAIWFCSRGGFSRVLTFDVGGTSTDVALIDNNQARIRRETRVGDVAVRAPSVDVRTVGAGGGSMASVPELTRALRVGPESAGAVPGPAAYNRGGEVATVTDANVVLGYLPAIQKLGGDFQVRHDLATAAVQKIADAMGVTLFEAAEGIVRLANEHMYGALRLISVEQGYDPRDFALCGFGGAGPLHANAMGILMNAWPVIIPPGPGVLCAYGDATTRVKDEASRSIIRRTADLNLDEVLQIIEQLAAQVGDSLAAQGIARESQQLNFQADVRYQGQALQLTLEIDRDALARDGLKVITDAFDAEHEQLFSFFLEDSHELINLRAIARAPRPEITERQFEGEQPELADAVSGESPIHYAGKDYTATLYDRSKLAPGMVVAGPAIVMEMDSTTVVFPGYEAAVDRVGNLLIRPQE
- a CDS encoding hydantoinase B/oxoprolinase family protein, translating into MVARIKQTNNTPFKRVPVDSITIDIVENALSNARFEMDAVLIRTAMSPGIREQGDAFPLIATNEGKMIVGQFGSFITGFLENYTGEIEEGDIFLTNDPYLCNGAVSHLPDWLVLMPIFKDGRIINYSAMFGHMSDVGGKVPGSLPTNASSIWEEGIRIPPVKLYRKGVMNSDMLDVILHNVRLPRWNRSDLNAIVAACRTAGKRCVELAERFGDDVFYSAQQEMLDRTRRAMKEVIQRVVSEERQVFEDYICDDGAGLGPYTLRCALWREGEKAIFDFEGTDPQAPSSVNFYVNEEMFKIFFGALTISLFDPAILLNDGFYDLVDVRIPQGSLLKPNFPAALSCRTHALGRIFDMMGGLLGQGTPDAMNAAGFSDSPHFMYSGYDKNGEWFQLFQIGFGGIPGRPAGDGADGHSLWPGFTNVPNEFVEAYFPLRIESYETLTDTGGAGFHRGGNGLRVSYRLLADGEISIHDDRWLTYPWGVNGGEPGARSRKELIRVDGTRQMLPSKCDNIVVKAGDLLLFDTWGAGGWGDPFKRDTAKVLQDVQRGLVSVEGARRYGVVIEGDAVNEAATEALRAELSKARGEISLFNRGGTVEELKARCLAETGLPAPATPVWS
- a CDS encoding isochorismatase family protein, whose amino-acid sequence is MALESRELVAAKRYALILVDLSLGFTDPSLSPLASDCPQVVEANQRLLAAFRQRGWPVFFTTVAYDNPNQARVFREKLPSLNVLAAGSQLVEIDPRLAPQAGEPVLVKHWASAFFGTDLKARLDVAGVDGVMVTGLTTSGCVRATAVDGLQNDLRVLIPEEAVGDRNQDAHKANLFDLQLKYVDVRPLEQCLALLA